The following are from one region of the Paraglaciecola sp. L1A13 genome:
- a CDS encoding S9 family peptidase, whose product MEFIHLTIFAIFLGVLSACADTPFKQNSANEDKALESVKRGSTLLSNVSFEQVMALNMTMLDEGSDSSIQLAYGNSPLQYGRLYLPKVSDADGDQHKAPLVIFIHGGCWLNAYNIEHSAAFSQSLAQQGFAVWSLEYRRTGDTGGGWPGSLNDVLKGVSFAQSFRDYPIDLKNIVLVGHSAGGHLALLASSPQRNLFKGDERVKGVIGLAAIVDVVNYSKGQNSCQTATSAFFGGDAEQKQNAYRLGSPLSYPLLENTLMLQGDADTIVEIGQASNSGLTYQIVAGAGHFDWIHPQTNAYQVFLSALENRVSNP is encoded by the coding sequence ATGGAATTTATACATCTCACTATTTTTGCTATTTTTCTCGGTGTATTAAGCGCTTGTGCAGATACCCCATTTAAGCAAAATAGTGCGAACGAAGACAAGGCATTGGAGTCAGTCAAACGGGGTTCGACCCTACTCAGTAATGTCAGTTTTGAGCAAGTTATGGCACTCAATATGACTATGCTCGATGAGGGAAGTGACAGCAGTATACAATTGGCATATGGAAATTCGCCATTGCAGTATGGCCGTTTGTACTTGCCAAAAGTTAGTGATGCAGACGGAGATCAGCATAAAGCACCATTGGTTATATTCATTCACGGAGGGTGTTGGTTGAATGCATATAATATTGAACATAGCGCTGCATTTAGTCAGTCATTAGCGCAACAAGGCTTTGCGGTTTGGTCCCTGGAGTACCGACGTACTGGGGATACTGGGGGCGGTTGGCCCGGTAGCCTGAATGATGTACTCAAAGGCGTGAGCTTCGCCCAATCATTTAGAGATTATCCTATTGATTTGAAAAATATCGTGCTCGTTGGCCATTCTGCCGGTGGACACTTAGCGTTACTAGCAAGCTCACCCCAAAGAAATTTGTTTAAAGGTGATGAACGGGTAAAAGGCGTAATTGGTTTGGCGGCAATCGTTGATGTGGTTAACTATTCTAAAGGACAAAATAGTTGTCAAACTGCCACTTCAGCTTTTTTCGGTGGAGATGCTGAGCAAAAACAAAATGCCTATCGATTAGGCTCACCTTTGTCTTACCCTTTACTTGAAAATACCCTCATGTTACAAGGCGATGCCGATACTATTGTAGAAATCGGCCAAGCAAGTAATAGCGGTTTGACGTATCAAATTGTGGCGGGGGCAGGGCATTTTGATTGGATCCATCCACAGACTAATGCGTATCAAGTTTTTTTATCTGCTTTAGAGAATCGAGTCAGTAATCCATGA
- a CDS encoding isovaleryl-CoA dehydrogenase, with amino-acid sequence MNAPYPTLNFGLGEDIDMLREHVYNFAQGEIAPLAEKSDLENSFPNQLWPKLGEMGLLGVTVAEQYGGSNMGYLAHVVAMEEVSRASAGIGLSYGAHSNLCVNQIHKNGSEAQKEKYLPKLVSGEHIGALAMSEPNAGSDVVSMKLRADKEGDHYILNGNKMWITNGPDAHTFVIYAKTDLSAGSKGMSAFIVERGTEGFSQAQKLDKLGMRSSNTCELVFIDCPVPAENMIRNEGDGVRVLMSGLDYERLVLSGGPLGIMQACMDLVVPYIHDRKQFGQSIGEFQLVQGKIADMYTQMNAARAYVYTVARACDRGETTRKDAAAVILYSAELATKMALDAIQLLGGNGYINEFPAGRLLRDAKLYEIGAGTSEIRRMLIGRELFKESA; translated from the coding sequence ATGAATGCCCCTTACCCTACTCTGAACTTCGGTCTTGGCGAAGACATCGATATGTTACGCGAGCATGTATATAACTTCGCTCAAGGTGAGATAGCACCACTAGCTGAAAAATCAGATCTGGAAAATAGCTTTCCCAATCAATTATGGCCAAAACTAGGCGAAATGGGACTCTTAGGTGTAACGGTTGCCGAGCAATATGGTGGCTCTAATATGGGCTACTTAGCCCATGTTGTAGCAATGGAAGAAGTCAGTCGTGCATCTGCCGGTATTGGCTTAAGTTACGGCGCTCATTCAAACTTATGCGTGAATCAAATTCATAAAAATGGATCTGAGGCGCAAAAAGAAAAATATCTACCTAAGTTGGTCAGTGGCGAACATATCGGTGCTTTGGCGATGAGTGAACCTAATGCAGGCTCCGATGTTGTCAGTATGAAGCTGCGCGCTGATAAAGAAGGCGACCACTATATTCTCAATGGTAATAAAATGTGGATCACCAACGGACCAGATGCCCATACTTTTGTGATTTACGCCAAAACTGATCTTAGCGCAGGTTCAAAAGGAATGAGTGCGTTTATCGTTGAGCGTGGTACAGAGGGTTTTAGTCAAGCACAAAAACTCGACAAGTTAGGCATGCGTTCATCGAATACCTGCGAACTGGTCTTTATTGATTGCCCTGTTCCAGCTGAAAATATGATCCGTAATGAGGGTGATGGTGTTCGCGTGCTAATGAGCGGATTAGATTATGAACGCCTTGTTCTATCCGGTGGTCCGCTTGGGATTATGCAAGCCTGTATGGATTTAGTGGTGCCTTATATTCACGACCGTAAGCAATTCGGACAGTCCATAGGCGAGTTTCAATTGGTACAAGGCAAGATTGCCGATATGTACACTCAAATGAACGCCGCCCGAGCCTATGTATACACAGTAGCGCGTGCGTGTGACAGGGGCGAAACAACCCGCAAAGATGCGGCGGCCGTTATTCTATATTCAGCAGAATTGGCGACCAAAATGGCCCTTGATGCGATTCAGCTTCTTGGTGGCAATGGTTATATCAATGAATTTCCAGCCGGTCGCTTACTTCGTGATGCGAAGCTGTACGAAATTGGTGCGGGAACATCAGAAATTCGTCGTATGTTAATTGGTCGCGAACTATTCAAAGAGTCAGCTTAA
- the kynU gene encoding kynureninase, which translates to MKVVNQEQIEKRDLEDPLASKRLAFSLPDNIVYLDGNSLGAMPSGAKLRAKTVLDEQWGNDLITSWNKHHWIDLPLRVGEKIAPLIGAASGQVVCCDSTSINLFKVLSSAMALQKPRSVVLSLAGNFPTDLYMVEGLASVLGEDACYLQLVDESALENALNVNVAVLMLTQVDFRSGRLLNMQRLTQIAHEHGILVIWDLAHSAGALPIELDVCEVDFAVGCGYKYLNGGPGAPAFLYVAQRHHKNVSQPLKGWMGHKHPFAFSAGYEQADDISQYLCGTPNVISMSILDAALDVFADVSMYALREKSVALSELFITLVESQPSLSELYLASPRDAKLRGSQLAFRHEHAHAICQALIQYGVIADFRAPDILRFGFTPLYLRFQDMLKSTDILAKIISQKIYQHPQFNLQQKVT; encoded by the coding sequence ATGAAAGTCGTCAACCAAGAACAAATAGAAAAAAGGGATTTAGAGGATCCACTGGCATCTAAACGCTTAGCGTTTTCGTTGCCCGATAATATAGTTTACCTAGACGGCAACTCTTTAGGGGCCATGCCCAGTGGTGCAAAATTACGCGCTAAAACTGTGCTGGACGAGCAATGGGGTAATGATTTGATCACCAGTTGGAATAAGCATCACTGGATTGATCTACCGCTAAGAGTTGGCGAAAAAATAGCACCTCTTATTGGGGCGGCGTCTGGCCAAGTAGTTTGTTGTGATTCTACCTCTATCAACTTATTTAAAGTGCTAAGTAGTGCGATGGCATTGCAGAAACCACGCTCTGTGGTTTTGTCTTTAGCGGGTAATTTTCCCACTGACTTGTATATGGTTGAGGGCTTAGCTTCCGTCTTGGGCGAAGATGCATGTTACTTACAGCTTGTTGACGAGAGCGCGTTAGAAAACGCCCTCAATGTCAACGTTGCGGTATTAATGTTGACCCAGGTCGACTTTAGGTCAGGGAGATTGTTAAACATGCAGCGCTTGACTCAGATAGCACATGAGCATGGTATTTTGGTCATTTGGGATTTAGCCCATAGTGCTGGTGCTTTGCCAATCGAGTTAGACGTTTGTGAAGTTGATTTTGCAGTGGGTTGTGGTTACAAATATTTAAATGGTGGACCGGGTGCGCCTGCTTTTTTATATGTTGCACAGCGTCACCATAAGAATGTGTCTCAACCCCTCAAAGGGTGGATGGGTCATAAACATCCATTTGCCTTTTCCGCTGGCTATGAACAAGCAGACGACATCAGCCAGTATCTATGCGGTACCCCAAATGTGATATCTATGAGTATTTTGGATGCGGCGCTAGATGTGTTTGCCGATGTCAGCATGTATGCATTACGAGAAAAATCGGTGGCGCTTAGCGAACTATTTATTACGCTTGTGGAGAGCCAGCCAAGTTTAAGCGAGTTATATTTGGCTTCGCCAAGAGATGCCAAATTAAGAGGAAGTCAGCTTGCCTTTCGTCACGAACATGCTCATGCCATCTGCCAAGCATTAATCCAGTATGGGGTGATTGCCGATTTTCGCGCGCCTGACATATTGCGCTTTGGGTTTACACCGCTGTATTTGCGCTTTCAGGATATGTTGAAAAGTACCGATATATTAGCCAAAATTATTAGTCAAAAAATTTATCAGCATCCTCAGTTCAATCTTCAGCAAAAAGTAACGTGA
- a CDS encoding response regulator, producing MNPLIAKETKVLIVDDQVLAKGYMKYSLEELGFSDITYVDKVNLALNKIRHQRYDLIVCSYNLKHEQDGYYFYDEINRNGELPPSTAFVFISADTTADLVQSIVELQPDDFLAKPFTVKELDRRLTRILSRKRALQNIYWCIEKKQFPKALSEVEIFLSEPKNSEFFPLALKIKGEILQACGQYSQAKVFYQAILNVQKFTWAQLGLVKTHLFLNEDEAAEKLVLRLAFKPESQLAAYDLLMSLQIKQGDFDTALECVLMASEISPRNIRRHKTALDLSRITHDYHIQFEAAKKIVKFAKNSIHDMPEHYLNVARAGIDYAMTADEEQTATLVKQANEYIRQLRQAFPKADMQDQINVINARMLYLADEKDNAKSLLEQLDDENWENESIEALLDKAKAFHEIGLHARSQEILLEIARRCDENDQSSEIFLHYIEQEKVEKGRIKLSSKELNNSGVQRFQEGDIDSAFHTFVDAFTLMPKNSAIALNLLQVLTIKQLHCDEAYKKTIQRCVKTVESSVLNDEQESRYTKIRELLDDIA from the coding sequence ATGAACCCACTGATTGCTAAAGAAACCAAGGTACTGATTGTTGACGATCAGGTTCTCGCCAAGGGATACATGAAATATTCTCTGGAGGAGCTTGGTTTTAGCGACATTACCTATGTGGACAAGGTAAATCTTGCCCTTAATAAGATTCGTCATCAGCGCTATGACCTTATCGTGTGCTCTTATAACCTCAAACATGAGCAAGATGGTTATTACTTTTACGACGAAATTAATCGTAATGGGGAATTACCTCCCAGTACTGCTTTTGTTTTTATCAGTGCAGATACCACCGCAGATTTAGTACAAAGTATTGTCGAATTACAACCTGACGACTTCCTAGCTAAACCGTTTACCGTTAAAGAGTTAGATCGCCGCCTTACTCGAATACTAAGCCGTAAACGTGCCTTACAAAATATTTATTGGTGTATAGAAAAAAAACAATTCCCCAAAGCGTTGTCAGAAGTAGAGATATTTTTGAGTGAACCCAAAAACTCCGAGTTTTTTCCACTGGCTTTAAAGATAAAAGGCGAAATTTTGCAGGCTTGTGGACAATACTCACAAGCAAAAGTATTTTATCAAGCCATATTGAACGTACAGAAATTTACTTGGGCACAATTGGGTTTAGTCAAAACCCATCTTTTTTTGAATGAAGATGAAGCGGCAGAAAAACTCGTATTACGTCTCGCATTTAAGCCAGAATCTCAGCTTGCCGCATATGACTTATTAATGTCTTTGCAAATAAAACAAGGTGACTTTGACACCGCATTAGAATGCGTTTTAATGGCGTCAGAGATATCACCAAGGAACATTAGAAGACATAAAACAGCATTAGATCTATCGCGCATCACCCACGATTATCATATCCAGTTTGAGGCAGCAAAAAAAATCGTAAAGTTTGCCAAAAACTCTATTCATGATATGCCCGAACATTATTTAAATGTGGCTAGAGCGGGTATTGATTACGCCATGACCGCAGATGAAGAACAAACTGCAACCCTCGTTAAGCAAGCGAATGAATATATCCGTCAACTCCGTCAGGCATTTCCGAAGGCCGATATGCAAGATCAAATCAACGTCATCAATGCGCGAATGCTGTATTTGGCTGATGAAAAAGACAATGCTAAGTCGCTACTCGAACAATTAGACGATGAAAACTGGGAAAATGAATCGATTGAAGCGTTACTTGATAAAGCCAAAGCGTTCCACGAAATAGGCCTACATGCACGCAGTCAGGAAATACTGCTAGAAATAGCTCGTCGATGTGACGAGAATGATCAAAGTAGCGAAATTTTCTTGCACTACATTGAGCAAGAAAAGGTTGAGAAGGGTCGTATTAAATTAAGTTCAAAAGAGCTTAATAATTCAGGTGTTCAACGTTTTCAAGAAGGTGATATAGATAGCGCGTTTCACACTTTCGTTGATGCTTTTACCTTGATGCCTAAAAATTCAGCCATCGCGTTGAACCTATTACAAGTTCTCACTATCAAGCAGTTACACTGTGATGAAGCTTACAAAAAAACCATTCAACGCTGCGTCAAAACAGTTGAAAGCAGCGTATTAAATGATGAACAAGAAAGTCGTTACACCAAAATCCGCGAACTGCTAGATGATATCGCTTAA
- a CDS encoding MerR family DNA-binding transcriptional regulator, with the protein MTEKIYTIGELAKNLDITSRSIRFYEESGLLNPTRNGQNRVYKKKDKVRLKLILRGKRLGFSLAETKTLFDLYDSNQNSEAQLEAMLSMTEQKRIVMNQQLEDIKALMMELDDVEARCKDELTTIKQGKTA; encoded by the coding sequence ATGACCGAAAAAATTTACACGATAGGCGAATTAGCAAAAAATCTTGATATTACTTCACGTTCAATTCGTTTTTACGAAGAATCAGGACTACTGAACCCTACGCGTAATGGACAAAACCGAGTTTATAAGAAAAAAGACAAAGTACGTTTAAAGCTAATATTACGCGGTAAACGCTTGGGTTTTTCCTTGGCTGAAACCAAGACCCTATTTGACTTATATGACAGCAATCAAAATTCAGAAGCCCAACTAGAAGCCATGCTTAGTATGACTGAGCAAAAACGTATCGTGATGAATCAACAACTAGAAGATATTAAAGCCTTAATGATGGAGCTCGATGACGTAGAAGCCCGTTGTAAAGACGAACTGACCACAATTAAGCAAGGAAAAACAGCATGA
- a CDS encoding thiolase family protein: MSSDSVVIVSAKRTPLGGFMGGLSALSACDLGASAIRAVLDEAGANRPVVDEVIMGCVLPAGLGQAPARQASIKAGLPLASGAITLNKVCGSGMKAVMLAHDLIKAGSAKVVVAGGMESMTNAPYILPKGRQGYRMGHGQMLDHMMLDGLENAYDGKAMGCFAQSKADEENITREQMDEFALSSLTKASDAIANGLFKDEITPVTITSRKGEVVIENDEGPGNARPEKIPSLRPAFTKDGTVTAANSSSISDGAAALLVMSESEAKAQGYTPLARIVGHSSNAIEPENFTVAPVGAMEKLFAQTGWSKDDVDLFEINEAFAMVTMLGMSKLGLDPAKVNVKGGACALGHPIGASGARIIVTLLHAMKQRNLKKGVAAICIGGGEATAIAFEMLN; the protein is encoded by the coding sequence ATGAGTAGCGATTCGGTGGTAATTGTAAGTGCGAAACGCACCCCTTTGGGTGGGTTTATGGGCGGCTTGTCGGCACTAAGTGCATGTGATTTGGGAGCGAGTGCTATCCGAGCGGTGTTAGATGAAGCCGGCGCTAATAGACCTGTAGTAGATGAAGTTATTATGGGTTGCGTTTTGCCGGCTGGACTCGGCCAAGCCCCAGCACGACAGGCGAGCATAAAAGCTGGCCTTCCTTTAGCAAGCGGCGCAATCACACTCAATAAAGTGTGTGGTTCTGGTATGAAAGCGGTGATGTTAGCCCACGACTTAATCAAAGCGGGGAGTGCTAAAGTAGTGGTCGCTGGTGGTATGGAAAGCATGACCAATGCTCCTTATATCTTGCCAAAAGGACGTCAAGGCTATCGTATGGGCCATGGCCAGATGCTGGATCATATGATGTTAGATGGTCTCGAGAATGCTTATGATGGCAAGGCCATGGGTTGTTTTGCCCAATCTAAAGCTGATGAAGAAAATATCACTCGAGAGCAAATGGATGAGTTTGCGCTAAGTTCTTTGACAAAAGCCAGTGACGCTATTGCCAATGGATTATTTAAAGACGAAATTACGCCCGTCACCATTACGTCTCGCAAAGGTGAGGTTGTGATTGAAAATGATGAAGGGCCTGGTAATGCGCGTCCTGAGAAAATACCTTCTCTACGTCCCGCATTTACCAAAGATGGCACCGTGACCGCAGCTAATTCAAGCTCCATATCTGATGGTGCAGCAGCGTTATTAGTAATGAGTGAATCAGAGGCTAAAGCGCAAGGGTATACACCGTTGGCCCGTATTGTTGGACATAGTTCAAATGCGATAGAGCCAGAAAACTTTACCGTGGCACCAGTAGGCGCAATGGAAAAGTTATTCGCTCAAACTGGTTGGTCAAAAGATGACGTTGATTTATTTGAGATCAACGAAGCTTTTGCCATGGTGACTATGCTGGGTATGAGCAAACTTGGACTTGATCCCGCTAAAGTCAATGTAAAGGGCGGAGCATGCGCTTTAGGTCACCCAATTGGTGCATCAGGTGCGCGTATCATCGTGACTTTATTACATGCTATGAAGCAACGTAATTTGAAAAAAGGCGTTGCGGCTATTTGCATCGGTGGCGGTGAAGCAACCGCAATTGCATTTGAAATGCTCAACTAA